The genome window tgctgcttctgctgcagGAGCTGCCACAAAAGCCACAAATATGTATGTCATTTGACACTTGCTACTTGTAATATGTAAGAGTCAATGCAATGTACATAcgtactatgtatgtatgaatttAAACGCCCTTCACTTTTGGCTCCCACTTGACGCCACGCCCAGCTTGACCAGCTGTCAATTTTCGCCTGAGTTCTCACAGCATTTTTGCTCTGAGGCTCTGACCACAGAATGCTTGATGATATTGACATCGATATCGCCACAAAGCTGACACAGTTTCCAAAGATGTCTGACGTCAGGTGGCAACGCTGGTCACGCCACGGTGAACGCTCGCCTCAAACTCCCTGCAATCGGACGTCTTCGGTGCCGTCAAGTGAGCAATTGTCTTGAATTAATTTCTGCTTCATCACACGCCCCATAagcaaacacactcacacacacagctgccCCTTTTTTTCCATTGGGCCCTTCGGTGGTCTGCCCTGGTGCTGAGCAAACACTTTGATCAAGCCCATCAAGCAGCTTCCACCAGCAGACGCcgtcaaatttaataaaaatcactGATTTTGATTGATGTGCTCTCGGCTATTGCCCACCGTTCATTGCCCATTGCCCATCGCCCAGTCAGCAAATATTGGCGGAAGGGTAGAGACATGTGACACTTCGATGTCGCCCAAGTGTCGCTCCAATTGAAACAAATGAAGCGCATGAAACAGGAAAGAGCAGTTGCAACTTGTCGACACCCCATCAACTACACTTACAGCTCAGCTTTACCAACGAGACAGCTTTTGATTTctcaaattttgttgaattcaGTTCAATTTAAACACTGCTTAGACTAAGATCTATTATTCTTTTTTCCTGCTCCCAATGTAATCGTCTTTTTCTGCTTTCTCTTTGCAGTTAGGCCACGCCGATTGTCAAGCGTTGACAATTTGACGCTGAAATCCTTGGACACAATTCGCTCTTCTCTTAGCGCCAATCGCGAGAGAAGCGTGCGAGTTACAAAGGAAGAGCGAAAGAGACCGAGAGCGCCAGCTAGAGAGCGCAATACAACTCTGAGTTCAAagctcaacacacacatacaaaagcTAACGGCTACGCACaaaatgcaacacaaaatgaatctggcaacgctgctggcgctgttgctgctactggcCAGCAGAAGGAGCTCAGTGCTGGCGGATAGTCCACAGCATATGGGCGGCGGCGGCATGGGTATGGGAATGGGCATGGGCATGGGATCACACTCAATGGAGGTGAGTCCAGCGCCTGGCTATGGAGTGCCCGCCATACCAAAGGATCCCAATTCGCGTTGCGAGGAAATCACGATACCCATGTGCCGGGGAATTGGCTACAACATGACATCGTTTCCCAACGAAATGAATCACGAGACACAGGACGAGGCGGGCCTGGAGGTGCATCAGTTCTGGCCGCTGGTCGAGATCAAATGCTCGCCGGACTTGAAGTTCTTCCTCTGCAGCATGTATACGCCCATTTGTCTGGAGGACTATCACAAGCCGCTGCCTGTCTGTCGCAGTGTCTGCGAACGTGCTCGCTCCGGCTGTGCACCCATCATGCAGCAGTATAGCTTCGAGTGGCCCGAACGCATGGCTTGCGAGCACTTGCCGCTGCATGGGGATACCGACAATCTGTGCATGGAACAACCTTCGTATACCGAGAGCAGCGGCACCAGCAGCGGTGGTGGCAGTGGTAGCAGTTCGGGCTCTGGTTCTGGTTCTGGAGGAAAGCGTAAGCAGGGTGGCGCCAGTGGCTCTGGTGGCTCCTCATCGACAGCCAACAAGTGCAAGGGCAAGAATTCAAAAAACTGCCAAAATCCCCTAGGAGAAAGGGCAAACGGAAAGGAGTGCACATGCTCATGCCGATCGCCTCTCATCGTCCTGGGGAAGGAGCAGCTCATGCAGCAATCCCCAATGCTGCACCATCACTGGTACATGAATCTGACTGTCCAAAGGATCGCAAACGTACCAAACTGCGCCATACCGTGCAAGGGACCGTTCTTCACAAACGACGAAAAGGACTTCGCCGGCCTGTGGATCGCCCTGTGGTCAGGTCTATGCTTCTGCAGCACCCTCATGACCCTAACCACATTCATCATCGACACCGAAAGGTTTAAGTATCCTGAGCGACCCATTGTCTTCCTTTCCGCCTGCTATTTCATGGTTGCCGTTGGCTACTTATCACGGAACTTCTTGCAAAACGAGGAGATCGCTTGCGATGGACGTTTGCTGCGTGAGAGCTCGACGGGACCGCATTCATGTACTTTGGTCTTCCTGCTCACATACTTCTTTGGCATGGCCTCATCCATCTGGTGGGTCATACTCAGCTTCACCTGGTTCCTGGCCGCTGGCTTGAAATGGGGCAACGAAGCCATCACCAAGCATTCACAGTACTTCCATCTTGCCGCATGGCTTATTCCGACGGTGCAATCGGTTGCAGTCTTGCTGCTGTCTGCCGTGGATGGCGATCCCATTTTGGGCATCTGCTATGTGGGTAATCTCAATCCGGATCATCTAAAGACCTTCGTACTAGCACCGCTGTTTGTATACCTCGTCATTGGAACCACCTTCCTCATGGCTGGCTTTGTGTCGCTCTTCCGCATCCGTTCGGTCATCAAGCAACAAGGCGGCGTTGGAGCCGGCGTCAAGGCCGACAAGTTGGAGAAGCTTATGATACGCATTGGCATCTTCTCCGTGCTCTACACAGTGCCAGCCACAATTGTCATTGGCTGCTATCTCTACGAAGCCGCCTACTTTGAGGACTGGATCAAGGCACTCGCCTGTCCCTGCGCTCAGGTCAAGGGACCGGGCAAAAAGCCGCTGTACTCGGTGCTCATGCTCAAGTATTTCATGGCACTAGCCGTGGGCATAACCTCGGGCGTCTGGATCTGGTCCGGCAAGACGCTAGAGAGCTGGCGTCGCTTCTGGCGACGACTCTTCGGAGCGCCCGATCGCACTGGTGCCAATCAGGCGTTGATTAAGCAAAGGCCGCCAATACCGCATCCATATGCGGGCTCGGGAATGGGCATGCCCGTGGGATCGGCAGCGGGATCGCTGTTGGCCACGCCCTACACACAAGCGGGCGGTGCTTCGGTGGCATCGACCAGCCACCACCATTTGCACCACCACGTTCTCAAGCAGCCGGCGGCCAGTCATGTATGACATGGAGAGTCGGGAGGAGCATCAACCATGGGTGGCGGCAGCGTGCTGGGTGGTCACGGCACACTGATGAGCACGGCGGGCATGAGCAATAGTACGGTCGGT of Drosophila nasuta strain 15112-1781.00 chromosome 3, ASM2355853v1, whole genome shotgun sequence contains these proteins:
- the LOC132791791 gene encoding frizzled-2; this encodes MQHKMNLATLLALLLLLASRRSSVLADSPQHMGGGGMGMGMGMGMGSHSMEVSPAPGYGVPAIPKDPNSRCEEITIPMCRGIGYNMTSFPNEMNHETQDEAGLEVHQFWPLVEIKCSPDLKFFLCSMYTPICLEDYHKPLPVCRSVCERARSGCAPIMQQYSFEWPERMACEHLPLHGDTDNLCMEQPSYTESSGTSSGGGSGSSSGSGSGSGGKRKQGGASGSGGSSSTANKCKGKNSKNCQNPLGERANGKECTCSCRSPLIVLGKEQLMQQSPMLHHHWYMNLTVQRIANVPNCAIPCKGPFFTNDEKDFAGLWIALWSGLCFCSTLMTLTTFIIDTERFKYPERPIVFLSACYFMVAVGYLSRNFLQNEEIACDGRLLRESSTGPHSCTLVFLLTYFFGMASSIWWVILSFTWFLAAGLKWGNEAITKHSQYFHLAAWLIPTVQSVAVLLLSAVDGDPILGICYVGNLNPDHLKTFVLAPLFVYLVIGTTFLMAGFVSLFRIRSVIKQQGGVGAGVKADKLEKLMIRIGIFSVLYTVPATIVIGCYLYEAAYFEDWIKALACPCAQVKGPGKKPLYSVLMLKYFMALAVGITSGVWIWSGKTLESWRRFWRRLFGAPDRTGANQALIKQRPPIPHPYAGSGMGMPVGSAAGSLLATPYTQAGGASVASTSHHHLHHHVLKQPAASHV